The Saprospiraceae bacterium genome includes a window with the following:
- a CDS encoding aminodeoxychorismate/anthranilate synthase component II: MKKVVIIDNYDSFTYNLVHLLNEITGGEVTVVRNDQFKIEELESYEYIILSPGPGLPDEAGLLKEVIQTYGPSKKIFGVCLGLQAIGEVYGGKLKNLSKVFHGMKTVMTQTDNNDPIFNGINKSFDAGRYHSWVIDKSSCPTDLLITATDSDGEIMAARHKIYQIYGVQFHPESIMTPDGRTMLTNFLNLE; encoded by the coding sequence ATGAAAAAAGTAGTAATCATCGACAATTACGATTCTTTCACCTACAATCTCGTGCATCTGCTCAACGAAATAACAGGCGGAGAAGTAACTGTAGTCAGGAACGATCAGTTCAAAATAGAGGAACTGGAATCTTATGAGTATATCATATTATCGCCGGGTCCGGGACTGCCGGATGAAGCCGGATTGCTGAAGGAAGTCATTCAAACTTATGGGCCTTCTAAAAAGATATTTGGGGTCTGTCTGGGATTACAGGCTATCGGTGAAGTATATGGTGGTAAGCTTAAAAATCTGAGTAAGGTATTTCATGGCATGAAAACGGTTATGACACAGACGGATAATAATGATCCAATATTTAATGGGATAAACAAATCATTTGATGCCGGAAGATATCATTCCTGGGTGATAGATAAAAGTTCATGTCCCACCGATTTGTTGATTACAGCTACAGATTCTGATGGTGAAATCATGGCTGCAAGGCACAAAATATATCAAATTTATGGGGTACAATTCCATCCGGAATCCATCATGACACCTGACGGGAGAACCATGCTGACCAATTTTCTGAATTTAGAATAA
- the trpD gene encoding anthranilate phosphoribosyltransferase, which translates to MKHILNQLFDHQKLTQEQAKEVLINISQDKYNPSQLAAFISVYLMRNISVDELAGFRDALLDLCIKVDFGDLPIIDLCGTGGDGKNTFNISTLASFVVAGAGYHVAKHGNYGVSSVSGSSNVLEYFGVRFTNDTNILKRQMDVANICFLHAPLFHPALKSVGPIRRELGVKTFFNMLGPLVNPARPQHQSVGVFSLKLARLYQFLHEQTHTKYAIIHATDGYDEVSLTGAVKLITNSSEQLVEPSYFGFPKYKQEDIFGGDTVQEAANIFKTILDNEGTKAQNDVVIANAALAIQCFDQTKDIKDCVAEARESLESEKAKSALEKLLKVQ; encoded by the coding sequence ATGAAACACATCCTCAACCAACTCTTCGATCATCAAAAGCTTACGCAGGAGCAAGCAAAAGAAGTATTAATTAATATATCGCAGGACAAATACAATCCGTCTCAACTGGCTGCCTTCATCAGCGTCTATCTGATGCGGAATATCTCCGTCGATGAACTGGCTGGATTCAGAGATGCGCTTTTGGACTTATGCATAAAAGTGGATTTTGGGGATTTACCCATCATAGATCTTTGCGGTACCGGTGGTGATGGCAAAAATACTTTTAATATTTCGACATTGGCATCATTTGTAGTGGCGGGTGCCGGGTATCACGTGGCGAAACATGGCAATTACGGCGTTTCATCGGTGAGTGGATCGTCCAATGTGCTGGAGTACTTCGGTGTTCGCTTTACCAATGATACGAATATTCTAAAAAGACAAATGGATGTCGCCAACATTTGTTTTCTGCATGCTCCACTCTTCCACCCTGCACTCAAGTCTGTGGGTCCTATACGCAGAGAGTTGGGTGTAAAAACATTTTTTAATATGCTGGGACCATTGGTGAACCCTGCACGTCCTCAGCATCAAAGTGTAGGTGTTTTTTCGCTAAAATTGGCCCGTTTGTATCAGTTTCTGCATGAGCAAACCCATACAAAATATGCCATCATCCACGCTACCGATGGTTATGACGAAGTATCACTAACAGGGGCAGTAAAGTTGATTACCAATTCTTCAGAACAATTGGTGGAGCCTTCCTATTTCGGATTTCCTAAATATAAACAGGAAGATATTTTCGGTGGCGATACGGTGCAGGAAGCGGCCAATATTTTCAAAACCATACTCGACAACGAAGGGACAAAAGCTCAAAATGATGTGGTGATAGCCAATGCGGCACTTGCCATTCAATGTTTTGACCAAACCAAAGATATCAAAGACTGTGTCGCAGAAGCCAGAGAATCATTGGAAAGCGAAAAAGCCAAATCGGCATTGGAAAAGTTATTAAAAGTGCAATAA
- a CDS encoding four helix bundle protein, which produces MKNQSFEDLVIWKESMNLCVEINKLLENCKNFGFKDQILRSSVSVPSNISEGYERQTNKEFIQFLYIAKGSNGELRTQLYLANAFNLITEEKSKELILKAEKISGMIQGFINARKKM; this is translated from the coding sequence ATGAAAAATCAATCATTTGAAGATCTGGTAATTTGGAAAGAATCCATGAATCTTTGCGTAGAAATTAATAAATTATTAGAAAATTGTAAGAATTTTGGATTCAAGGATCAGATTCTAAGAAGTAGCGTTTCAGTTCCTTCTAACATATCCGAAGGTTATGAAAGACAAACAAACAAAGAATTCATTCAATTTCTTTATATTGCAAAAGGTTCAAATGGTGAACTTAGAACTCAATTATATCTGGCAAACGCGTTTAATTTGATTACTGAAGAAAAAAGTAAAGAACTTATTCTAAAAGCAGAAAAAATTTCCGGAATGATTCAGGGATTTATAAATGCACGCAAAAAAATGTAA